Proteins encoded in a region of the Sander lucioperca isolate FBNREF2018 chromosome 4, SLUC_FBN_1.2, whole genome shotgun sequence genome:
- the syce2 gene encoding synaptonemal complex central element protein 2 isoform X2: protein MDFFFDDLPSTSQSTPKSGHEDSQLTEDMDPDSSRGKSSNTSMTETQGQHTCPNIDDISRRVQELVEKINDNRTSDQKVMDGFQEKLMQKVTEMCRQTKEHMYTVYEENSNEMQVKLQVLSEVLESCTKLNSELIEANQALASLRGGLAINQTSDP from the exons ATGGATTTTTTCTTTGACGACCTACCATCCACATCACAGTCCACTCCCAAGAGCGGACATGAAGATTCACAGCTG ACAGAAGACATGGACCCAGATTCATCAAGAGGGAAGTCTTCAAACACAAGCATGACTGAGACTCAAGGGCAGCACACCTG CCCCAATATAGATGACATCAGCAGGAGAGTACAGGAACTGGTGGAAAAGATAAACGACAACCGCACCAGTGACCAGAAAGTGATGGACGGCTTCCAGGAGAAGTTAATGCAGAAG GTGACAGAGATGTGTCGGCAGACGAAGGAGCACATGTACACGGTCTATGAAGAGAACAGTAATGAGATGCAGGTGAAGCTGCAGGTGTTGTCCGAGGTGCTGGAGAGCTGCACTAAGCTCAACAGTGAGCTAATAGAGGCCAACCAGGCGCTGGCAAGTCTCAGAGGGGGCCTGGCCATTAACCAGACATCAGACCCCTGA
- the LOC116039556 gene encoding glutaryl-CoA dehydrogenase, mitochondrial-like, which produces MALRGAVTRLLSNSQKCAAVTVSRAQGTAATAAKDAEENKKPTKEPKVAFNWRDALNLEGQLTEEEIMIRDSFRDYCQEKLMPRILMANRHEHFHREIVSEMGELGVLGPTIKGYGCAGTSYVAYGLIAREVERVDSGYRSVMSVQSSLVMHPINAYGTEAQKEKYLPRLARGEILGCFGLTEPNHGSDPGSMETKAKYNPSSGTFTISGAKTWITNSPVADIAVVWAKCEDGKVRGFILERGMKGLATPKIEGKFSLRASATGMILMDEVEVPQENLLPNVSGLAGPFGCLNNARYGIAWGALGAAEFCFHAARQYTLDRIQFGVPLARNQLMQKKMADMLTEITLGLQSCLTLGRLIDQKKAAPDMISMLKRNSCGKALDIARQARDMLGGNGIADEYHIIRHVMNLEAVNTYEGTHDIHALILGRAITGLQSFTVGK; this is translated from the exons atggcTCTCAGAGGTGCCGTCACTCGCCTGCTCTCCAACAGCCAGAAATGTGCTGCTGTCACAGTGTCTAGAGCCCAGGGCACAGCTGCTACCGCTGCCAAAG ATgctgaagaaaataaaaagccaACGAAGGAAC CCAAGGTGGCCTTCAACTGGCGGGATGCACTGAATCTGGAGGGCCAGCTGACCGAGGAGGAGATCATGATCCGGGACTCTTTCCGCGACTACTGCCAGGAAAAACTCATGCCCCGCATCCTCATGGCCAACAGACATGAAC ATTTCCACCGTGAGATTGTCTCAGAGATGGGAGAGTTGGGCGTCTTAGGCCCAACTATTAAAG GGTACGGCTGTGCAGGCACGAGTTACGTGGCGTACGGCTTGATTGCCAGAGAGGTTGAGAGAGTGGACAGCGGGTATCGGTCGGTCATGAGTGTCCAGTCTTCACTGGTCATGCACCCTATCAATGCTTACGGCACTGAGGCCCAAAAGGAGAAGTACTTGCCGCGGCTTG CTCGGGGAGAAATCCTAGGCTGCTTTGGCTTGACAGAGCCTAACCACGGCAGTGATCCCGGCAGTATGGAGACGAAGGCCAAATACAACCCATCCAGTGGTACCTTCACCATCAGTGGAGCCAAGACCTG GATCACAAATTCCCCCGTGGCAGACATCGCAGTGGTGTGGGCCAAGTGTGAAGATGGTAAGGTGCGAGGTTTCATCTTGGAGCGTGGCATGAAGGGGTTGGCCACCCCCAAGATTGAGGGCAAGTTCTCGCTGAGGGCGTCTGCCACCGGCATGATCCTGATGGACGAAGTGGAAGTTCCCCAGGAGAACCTGCTGCCCAACGTCTCTGGTCTGGCT GGTCCTTTTGGCTGTCTGAACAACGCCCGGTATGGCATTGCATGGGGAGCTCTGGGAGCTGCTGAATTCTGCTTCCATGCTGCACGGCAGTACACACTGGACAG AATCCAGTTTGGGGTGCCACTGGCCAGGAACCAGCTGATGCAGAAGAAAATGGCTGACATGCTGACTGAGATCACCCTTGGGCTGCAGTCATGTCTGACCCTGGGAAGACTTATTGATCAGAAGAA AGCAGCACCAGACATGATCTCCATGCTAAAGAGGAATAGCTGTGGCAAGGCTTTGGATATTGCCAGACAAGCCAGAGACATGCTGGGAGGAAATGGCATCGCAGATGAGTACCACATAATCCGCCACGTCATGAACCTGGAGGCCGTCAACACATACGAGG GAACTCACGACATCCATGCCTTGATCCTAGGCAGAGCCATCACTGGACTGCAGTCTTTCACTGTTGGAAAGTAA
- the acp5a gene encoding tartrate-resistant acid phosphatase type 5a isoform X1 yields MMALALAYILIAAIPVAYCYPTAFQDLKHSSTNRTSIRFLAVGDWGGMPYPPYITAVQKATAREMSKVAEQMGADFVLALGDNFYYKGVDSVDSPRFQETFESVYTAKSLKVPWYVIAGNHDHAGNVKAQIEYSTKSDRWKFPSYYYELNFHIPNTGKTLTIIMLDTILLCGNSDDFSDQKPRGPLRAVDANRQLTWLQERLARSKADFLLLAGHYPVWSVSEHGPTECLLQKLHPLLLKYKATAYFCGHDHNLQYIEESGVGYVVSGAGNFLDPDITHWNQVPKGSVKFFTGQASTLGGFVHAEVTKDKMIVTFFQAKGTSLYRTVLSQRSFE; encoded by the exons ATG aTGGCACTTGCACTAGCATACATCTTGATTGCTGCCATTCCTGTCGCCTACTGCTACCCGACTGCCTTCCAGGACCTGAAGCATAGTAGCA CAAACCGAACCTCCATTAGGTTCCTGGCTGTAGGAGACTGGGGCGGAATGCCTTATCCCCCCTACATCACCGCTGTGCAGAAGGCTACTGCTCGAGAAATGAGCAAAGTAGCAGAGCAGATGGGAGCTGACTTTGTTCTGGCCCTTGGCGATAACTTCTACTACAAAGGTGTGGACAGTGTGGATTCTCCTCGGTTTCAG GAAACTTTTGAGTCTGTGTACACGGCAAAGTCTCTCAAAGTCCCCTGGTATGTGATTGCTGGCAATCATGACCATGCAGGGAACGTCAAAGCACAGATCGAGTACAGCACAAAATCTGACAGATG GAAATTTCCCTCTTACTACTACGAGCTGAACTTCCACATCCCCAACACCGGGAAAACCTTGACCATTATCATGCTTGACACCATACTGCTGTGCGGCAACTCTGACGACTTCTCGGATCAGAAGCCCAGAGGCCCCCTACGTGCGGTGGATGCCAACCGTCAGCTGACGTGGCTGCAGGAGAGACTGGCCCGGTCCAAGGCAGACTTCCTGTTGTTGGCCGGACACTACCCTGTGTGGTCCGTGTCCGAACACGGGCCCACCGAGTGTCTCCTGCAGAAgcttcatcctctgctccttaaATACAAAGCCACAGCTTACTTCTGTGGCCATGACCACAATCTGCAG TACATTGAAGAGTCTGGTGTGGGCTACGTGGTGAGCGGTGCTGGAAACTTCCTGGATCCCGATATCACTCACTGGAACCAGGTACCCAAAGGTTCTGTGAAGTTCTTCACTGGCCAAGCTTCAACACTGGGAGGCTTCGTCCACGCTGAAGTCACAAAGGACAAGATGATCGTGACCTTTTTCCAGGCTAAAGGAACTTCTCTCTACCGCACTGTGCTCTCCCAAAGGAGCTTTGAGTAG
- the acp5a gene encoding tartrate-resistant acid phosphatase type 5a isoform X2, giving the protein MALALAYILIAAIPVAYCYPTAFQDLKHSSTNRTSIRFLAVGDWGGMPYPPYITAVQKATAREMSKVAEQMGADFVLALGDNFYYKGVDSVDSPRFQETFESVYTAKSLKVPWYVIAGNHDHAGNVKAQIEYSTKSDRWKFPSYYYELNFHIPNTGKTLTIIMLDTILLCGNSDDFSDQKPRGPLRAVDANRQLTWLQERLARSKADFLLLAGHYPVWSVSEHGPTECLLQKLHPLLLKYKATAYFCGHDHNLQYIEESGVGYVVSGAGNFLDPDITHWNQVPKGSVKFFTGQASTLGGFVHAEVTKDKMIVTFFQAKGTSLYRTVLSQRSFE; this is encoded by the exons aTGGCACTTGCACTAGCATACATCTTGATTGCTGCCATTCCTGTCGCCTACTGCTACCCGACTGCCTTCCAGGACCTGAAGCATAGTAGCA CAAACCGAACCTCCATTAGGTTCCTGGCTGTAGGAGACTGGGGCGGAATGCCTTATCCCCCCTACATCACCGCTGTGCAGAAGGCTACTGCTCGAGAAATGAGCAAAGTAGCAGAGCAGATGGGAGCTGACTTTGTTCTGGCCCTTGGCGATAACTTCTACTACAAAGGTGTGGACAGTGTGGATTCTCCTCGGTTTCAG GAAACTTTTGAGTCTGTGTACACGGCAAAGTCTCTCAAAGTCCCCTGGTATGTGATTGCTGGCAATCATGACCATGCAGGGAACGTCAAAGCACAGATCGAGTACAGCACAAAATCTGACAGATG GAAATTTCCCTCTTACTACTACGAGCTGAACTTCCACATCCCCAACACCGGGAAAACCTTGACCATTATCATGCTTGACACCATACTGCTGTGCGGCAACTCTGACGACTTCTCGGATCAGAAGCCCAGAGGCCCCCTACGTGCGGTGGATGCCAACCGTCAGCTGACGTGGCTGCAGGAGAGACTGGCCCGGTCCAAGGCAGACTTCCTGTTGTTGGCCGGACACTACCCTGTGTGGTCCGTGTCCGAACACGGGCCCACCGAGTGTCTCCTGCAGAAgcttcatcctctgctccttaaATACAAAGCCACAGCTTACTTCTGTGGCCATGACCACAATCTGCAG TACATTGAAGAGTCTGGTGTGGGCTACGTGGTGAGCGGTGCTGGAAACTTCCTGGATCCCGATATCACTCACTGGAACCAGGTACCCAAAGGTTCTGTGAAGTTCTTCACTGGCCAAGCTTCAACACTGGGAGGCTTCGTCCACGCTGAAGTCACAAAGGACAAGATGATCGTGACCTTTTTCCAGGCTAAAGGAACTTCTCTCTACCGCACTGTGCTCTCCCAAAGGAGCTTTGAGTAG
- the syce2 gene encoding synaptonemal complex central element protein 2 isoform X1: MPRILRFIPGVKQSNMDFFFDDLPSTSQSTPKSGHEDSQLTEDMDPDSSRGKSSNTSMTETQGQHTCPNIDDISRRVQELVEKINDNRTSDQKVMDGFQEKLMQKVTEMCRQTKEHMYTVYEENSNEMQVKLQVLSEVLESCTKLNSELIEANQALASLRGGLAINQTSDP; encoded by the exons ATGCCGAGAATTTTGAG ATTTATTCCTGGAGTCAAACAAAGCAACATGGATTTTTTCTTTGACGACCTACCATCCACATCACAGTCCACTCCCAAGAGCGGACATGAAGATTCACAGCTG ACAGAAGACATGGACCCAGATTCATCAAGAGGGAAGTCTTCAAACACAAGCATGACTGAGACTCAAGGGCAGCACACCTG CCCCAATATAGATGACATCAGCAGGAGAGTACAGGAACTGGTGGAAAAGATAAACGACAACCGCACCAGTGACCAGAAAGTGATGGACGGCTTCCAGGAGAAGTTAATGCAGAAG GTGACAGAGATGTGTCGGCAGACGAAGGAGCACATGTACACGGTCTATGAAGAGAACAGTAATGAGATGCAGGTGAAGCTGCAGGTGTTGTCCGAGGTGCTGGAGAGCTGCACTAAGCTCAACAGTGAGCTAATAGAGGCCAACCAGGCGCTGGCAAGTCTCAGAGGGGGCCTGGCCATTAACCAGACATCAGACCCCTGA